A DNA window from Helianthus annuus cultivar XRQ/B chromosome 15, HanXRQr2.0-SUNRISE, whole genome shotgun sequence contains the following coding sequences:
- the LOC110875912 gene encoding uncharacterized protein LOC110875912 isoform X1, with amino-acid sequence MKAYLPWEIMIGFLFVKLLEAAQPLYVVSFHHSSIHNLWIFSFNFNRYFFHNFSPLNLHITDWIEVSSLINKDKVESVVSSFFSVRRTSQENWDLIVKRWVTGWCSIISLKI; translated from the exons ATG AAAGCCTACTTGCCGTGGGAGATTATGATCGGATTTCTGTTCGTGAAGCTCTTGGAGGCGGCGCAG CCGCTCTATGTTGTCTCTTTTCACCATTCATCCATCCATAATCTTTGGATCTTTTCATTCAATTTCAACAGGTatttttttcacaacttttctcCTTTAAATTTGCATATTACAGATTGGATTGAAG TTTCGAGCTTGATAAACAAGGATAAGGTGGAATCAGTGGTCTCGAGCTTCTTCTCAG TTAGAAGAACATCACAG GAGAACTGGGATCTGATTGTAAAGCGGTGGGTCACGGGATGGTgttccatcatttcattaaagATATAG
- the LOC110875912 gene encoding uncharacterized protein LOC110875912 isoform X2, with amino-acid sequence MKAYLPWEIMIGFLFVKLLEAAQPLYVVSFHHSSIHNLWIFSFNFNRYFFHNFSPLNLHITDWIEVSSLINKDKFLCGGIDFLVILFLQLEEHHRRTGI; translated from the exons ATG AAAGCCTACTTGCCGTGGGAGATTATGATCGGATTTCTGTTCGTGAAGCTCTTGGAGGCGGCGCAG CCGCTCTATGTTGTCTCTTTTCACCATTCATCCATCCATAATCTTTGGATCTTTTCATTCAATTTCAACAGGTatttttttcacaacttttctcCTTTAAATTTGCATATTACAGATTGGATTGAAG TTTCGAGCTTGATAAACAAGGATAAG TTTTTATGTGGAGGCATTGACTTTTTGGTAATTTTATTCCTGCAGTTAGAAGAACATCACAG GAGAACTGGGATCTGA